One candidate division KSB1 bacterium genomic region harbors:
- a CDS encoding NAD(P)/FAD-dependent oxidoreductase — MSNYDVIIIGGGHNGLVAAATLAKAGQKVLVVERRYTLGGSAATEEVWPGFKVNTGAVDAGLFHPKIIEDLDLKRFGFEFIETPINLISLQKNGAHLVLWHEIERSLTEIANFSKKDAEKFPGFIELISKFTRILNGINFMTPPDVVNSSFTELLPWLKTSLRLKRLGKSEMMEFLRVLPMTAQQFLDEWFESDALKGALASSAVKGSMQGPQASGTSFMMLYHWLQTQNGCLQPNKFVRGGIGILSSALAKAAESYGVEIRTDAEVEVILTDDSQAHGIVLSDGIEVRSKKIVSSADPYRTFINLVGAPNFGPQFVRKVRNIRFRGSTAKLNLALNDLPQFKGMEDNPEYLRGHILLNPSLEYLEKGYDDAKYGSFSHNPVLDIVIPTVLDSSLAPESKHIMSITMQYAPYNLRETNWAEMGDKLTDRIIEVISEYAPKLKDIILHKQMITPLDLETEYGLTEGSIYHGQMGLDQLLFMRPVAGFGQYRTPIKNLYLCGSGTHPGGGVTGIPGFNAAREVLKDK, encoded by the coding sequence TGCGGCCACCCTGGCAAAAGCGGGACAAAAAGTGCTGGTCGTGGAACGACGTTATACTTTAGGCGGCTCTGCAGCAACAGAGGAGGTTTGGCCAGGGTTTAAAGTAAATACCGGCGCTGTCGATGCCGGTTTGTTTCACCCTAAAATCATTGAGGATTTAGATTTAAAGCGCTTTGGATTTGAGTTTATTGAAACACCCATCAATTTGATCTCTTTACAAAAAAATGGCGCACACCTGGTACTCTGGCATGAGATCGAAAGGAGCCTCACCGAAATCGCTAATTTTTCCAAAAAGGATGCTGAGAAATTCCCGGGATTCATCGAACTCATTTCAAAATTTACCCGGATTCTAAATGGTATCAATTTCATGACGCCTCCGGATGTAGTCAATAGTAGCTTTACGGAACTGCTGCCGTGGCTAAAAACTTCTCTGCGCTTAAAACGCCTGGGAAAATCTGAAATGATGGAATTCCTGCGCGTTCTTCCCATGACGGCGCAGCAGTTTCTGGATGAATGGTTCGAAAGCGATGCACTAAAGGGAGCGCTTGCCAGTTCCGCAGTAAAAGGAAGCATGCAAGGACCACAGGCATCCGGCACTTCTTTTATGATGTTGTATCACTGGCTGCAAACACAAAATGGCTGCCTGCAGCCCAACAAATTCGTTCGCGGCGGTATCGGGATATTATCCTCGGCGCTGGCTAAAGCTGCCGAATCGTATGGAGTGGAAATACGAACCGACGCAGAGGTTGAGGTTATCTTAACGGATGATAGTCAGGCGCATGGAATCGTTCTATCGGATGGAATCGAAGTTCGGTCGAAAAAAATAGTTTCGAGTGCAGATCCCTATCGAACCTTCATAAATTTGGTTGGGGCGCCGAATTTTGGCCCGCAGTTTGTCAGAAAAGTTCGCAATATCCGTTTTCGCGGTTCAACCGCAAAACTAAATCTTGCCCTGAATGACTTACCCCAATTCAAAGGGATGGAGGACAACCCGGAATATCTTCGTGGACATATCTTGTTAAATCCCAGTCTGGAATACCTGGAAAAAGGTTACGATGATGCCAAGTACGGAAGTTTTTCCCACAACCCGGTTTTAGATATTGTAATTCCAACTGTATTGGATTCATCCCTGGCTCCGGAGAGTAAACATATTATGTCCATCACGATGCAGTATGCGCCTTATAATCTCAGGGAAACCAATTGGGCTGAAATGGGCGATAAACTCACCGACAGAATCATCGAAGTCATCTCCGAATATGCCCCCAAATTAAAAGACATCATTTTACACAAACAAATGATCACTCCGCTAGATTTGGAAACTGAGTACGGCTTAACGGAAGGCAGTATTTACCACGGTCAAATGGGACTGGATCAACTGCTCTTTATGCGGCCGGTTGCCGGTTTCGGCCAATACCGCACCCCGATAAAAAACCTTTACTTATGCGGATCCGGGACTCATCCCGGTGGTGGCGTTACTGGAATTCCCGGGT